In Candidatus Promineifilum breve, one genomic interval encodes:
- a CDS encoding response regulator produces the protein MTTILQIEDNYANRRLVERVLEPTGYRLIHAFDGQSGINAALQDRPDLILLDMGLPDMDGQTIVAILRESPMLSDVPIIALTAWPPTIAIEMAARYGCDGCITKPINVSEFPGQIAAYLSP, from the coding sequence ATGACGACCATATTGCAGATCGAGGATAATTACGCCAACCGCCGGCTGGTCGAGCGCGTGCTGGAGCCGACCGGGTATCGCCTGATCCATGCCTTCGACGGGCAGAGCGGCATCAATGCCGCCCTGCAAGATCGGCCGGATTTGATTTTGCTCGATATGGGCCTGCCGGATATGGACGGCCAGACGATCGTCGCGATTCTGCGCGAGTCGCCCATGCTCAGCGATGTGCCCATCATTGCCCTGACGGCCTGGCCGCCCACGATCGCCATTGAGATGGCCGCCCGCTATGGCTGTGACGGCTGCATCACCAAGCCGATCAACGTGTCGGAATTTCCGGGGCAGATCGCCGCTTATCTATCGCCCTAA
- a CDS encoding PA14 domain-containing protein, with protein MDRWHGFGRVRNVLAAIFLSAFIIAALSSSSLNLSAQGGAWEGKYWNNRNLSGNPVLVRQDAGINFDWGAGSPAYEIFTDNFSAQWTQTANLPAGTYRFSATTDDGMRVWVDNVLIIDVWFDSQAHTVNADVFLGAGNHTIVVQYFEAGGVAVAKMNFVQVGGTTPPPTGGQPWFNEYFTNTNLSGTPALTGTTSAVNFNWGFGTPAPGFPADFFSVRWVRNLPVEAGRYRFSVTSDDGVRVWVNNILIIDQWRVQAATTHQADIDLPAGNVPIKVEYFENTERAYVVLNWTRLSTTPPPATGASHAEYFNNMNLGGSPVLVRDEAAINYNWGHGSPAAQVPVDRFSARWTANLTLTPGRYRFSATSDDGVRVWVNNQLLIDAWFDRPARTFTGEYDVGAGAIPVRVEYYENTNLAEMRFGYSLVSGQPGTGGQYPGTATVTSYRLNVRRGPGTNFAIITRLNTGNVVNLTGYRNGDATWVQVALADGTTGWVSALYVRTSIPISGLIPLTPTTPNPPPPTTGGTGTVITGMLNVRTGPGVGFAAFTTVSNGATVTLLGRDATATWVKVILRDGRQGWVNASFLSTTVPVGNLPIINI; from the coding sequence ATGGACAGGTGGCATGGTTTCGGAAGAGTGCGCAACGTCCTGGCAGCAATCTTTCTCTCCGCCTTTATTATCGCCGCATTGAGCAGCAGCTCCCTGAACCTGAGCGCCCAGGGTGGCGCCTGGGAAGGCAAATACTGGAACAACCGGAATCTGTCCGGCAATCCGGTGCTGGTGCGGCAGGATGCCGGCATCAACTTCGACTGGGGCGCCGGCTCCCCGGCATATGAAATATTCACCGACAACTTCTCCGCCCAATGGACGCAGACGGCGAATTTGCCGGCCGGCACCTACCGTTTCTCGGCCACGACCGATGACGGCATGCGCGTCTGGGTCGATAACGTGCTGATCATCGATGTCTGGTTCGACAGCCAGGCCCACACGGTCAACGCCGACGTCTTCCTGGGCGCGGGCAACCACACCATCGTCGTCCAGTATTTCGAGGCGGGCGGCGTGGCCGTGGCCAAGATGAACTTCGTCCAGGTGGGCGGCACGACGCCGCCGCCGACCGGCGGCCAGCCCTGGTTCAATGAATATTTCACCAATACCAACCTGAGCGGCACGCCGGCGCTGACCGGCACGACCTCGGCCGTCAACTTCAACTGGGGCTTCGGCACGCCCGCCCCCGGTTTCCCGGCCGATTTCTTCTCCGTGCGCTGGGTGCGCAACCTGCCGGTGGAGGCCGGGCGCTATCGCTTCAGTGTCACGTCCGATGACGGCGTCCGGGTATGGGTCAACAATATCCTCATCATCGATCAGTGGCGCGTTCAGGCGGCCACGACGCACCAGGCCGACATCGATCTGCCCGCCGGCAATGTTCCCATCAAGGTGGAATATTTCGAGAATACCGAACGGGCCTATGTGGTACTGAACTGGACGCGGCTATCGACCACCCCGCCGCCGGCCACGGGCGCCTCCCACGCCGAATACTTCAACAATATGAACCTGGGCGGTTCGCCCGTGCTGGTGCGCGATGAGGCGGCGATCAATTACAACTGGGGCCACGGCTCGCCCGCGGCCCAGGTGCCGGTCGACCGTTTCTCCGCCCGCTGGACGGCCAACCTCACCCTGACCCCCGGCCGCTACCGCTTCTCGGCCACCAGCGATGACGGCGTGCGCGTGTGGGTCAACAACCAGTTGCTCATCGATGCCTGGTTCGACCGCCCGGCGCGCACCTTCACCGGCGAATACGACGTCGGCGCGGGCGCCATCCCGGTGCGGGTGGAGTATTACGAGAATACCAATCTGGCCGAAATGCGCTTTGGCTACTCGCTCGTCTCCGGCCAGCCCGGCACCGGCGGCCAATACCCCGGCACGGCCACGGTTACGTCCTACCGGCTGAACGTGCGGCGCGGGCCGGGCACGAACTTCGCCATCATCACCCGGCTGAACACGGGCAACGTCGTGAACCTGACCGGCTATCGCAATGGCGACGCCACCTGGGTGCAGGTCGCGCTGGCGGACGGGACGACCGGCTGGGTCAGCGCGCTCTACGTCCGCACCAGTATCCCCATCAGCGGCCTTATCCCGCTGACACCCACGACGCCCAACCCACCGCCGCCCACAACCGGCGGAACCGGGACGGTCATCACCGGCATGTTGAACGTCCGCACCGGGCCGGGCGTCGGCTTCGCGGCCTTCACGACGGTCAGCAATGGCGCGACCGTAACCCTGCTGGGGCGCGATGCGACGGCCACCTGGGTCAAGGTCATCCTTCGCGACGGCCGCCAGGGTTGGGTGAATGCCTCCTTCCTGAGCACCACCGTGCCGGTCGGCAATCTGCCGATCATCAATATCTAG
- the panC gene encoding pantoate--beta-alanine ligase: MRILHTIAEVRDFRRSQGQATLGLVPTMGFLHEGHLALVRQARAENESVAVSIYVNPKQFGPTEDLSRYPRDLARDLALLGEEGVDCVFIPDNEEMYPTDFQSGVVVKEITQPLEGARRPTHFEGVTTVVAKLFNIFQPTRAYFGQKDAQQVAVVRQMVRDLNFGLGIVVGPTVREADGLALSSRNKYLTVEQRATATVLHRALRSAEAHWQSGERDSDALRSTMRQLLEAEPLARVDYVSAADPATLGEYAGLIPPGAGALLSMAVFFDRTRLIDNVLLSGDATT, translated from the coding sequence ATGAGAATATTGCATACCATTGCCGAAGTCAGGGATTTTCGCCGGAGCCAGGGTCAGGCGACGCTGGGGCTCGTGCCCACGATGGGCTTTCTCCACGAGGGGCATCTGGCTCTGGTGCGCCAGGCGCGGGCGGAAAACGAATCAGTCGCGGTCAGCATTTATGTCAATCCCAAACAGTTCGGCCCAACAGAAGATTTGAGCCGCTACCCGCGCGATCTGGCGCGCGATCTCGCCCTGTTGGGCGAAGAAGGGGTGGACTGTGTTTTCATTCCTGACAATGAAGAGATGTACCCGACCGATTTCCAATCCGGCGTGGTGGTAAAAGAGATCACCCAGCCGCTGGAAGGCGCGCGCCGCCCGACCCATTTCGAGGGCGTCACGACCGTCGTCGCCAAGCTGTTCAACATTTTCCAACCCACCCGGGCCTATTTCGGCCAGAAGGACGCCCAACAGGTGGCCGTCGTGCGGCAGATGGTGCGCGACCTGAACTTCGGGCTGGGCATCGTCGTCGGCCCGACGGTGCGCGAGGCGGACGGGTTGGCGCTGAGTTCGCGCAACAAATATCTGACGGTCGAGCAACGGGCGACGGCCACCGTGCTCCATCGGGCGCTCCGGTCGGCCGAGGCCCACTGGCAATCAGGCGAACGGGATAGCGACGCGCTCCGCTCGACGATGCGGCAACTGCTTGAGGCTGAGCCGTTGGCGCGGGTCGATTACGTCAGCGCGGCCGATCCGGCCACCCTGGGAGAGTACGCGGGCCTCATCCCACCCGGCGCGGGGGCCTTGCTGTCGATGGCCGTTTTCTTCGACCGCACGCGATTGATCGACAACGTCCTGCTCAGCGGCGACGCCACGACGTGA
- the panB gene encoding 3-methyl-2-oxobutanoate hydroxymethyltransferase yields the protein MTSNTNRKKVSLLDLQAKKQRGEPITMLTAYDYTGALLVDRAEIDTILVGDSLGMVVMGLDSTVPVTMDEMLHHCRAVARGATYAHLIGDMPFMSYQADVSEAVRNAGRMLKEGHVDSIKLEGGREMAATVRAIVAAGIAVMGHIGLTPQSLSKLGGFRAQGRTAEAARRLLDDALALEDAGCYAIVLEAVPAPVAAEISRRLRIPTIGIGAGPGCDGQVLVFHDILGLYDRLQPRFVKEYAQLQQPILDAFVAYREDTVHHRFPTAEHSFSMNAEELEAFQKSLEE from the coding sequence ATGACGAGTAACACGAACCGCAAGAAAGTTTCGCTCCTCGATTTGCAGGCCAAGAAGCAGCGCGGCGAACCGATCACCATGCTGACCGCCTACGATTATACCGGCGCGCTGCTGGTCGACCGGGCGGAGATCGACACCATCCTGGTGGGCGATTCGCTGGGCATGGTCGTAATGGGCCTGGACAGCACGGTTCCGGTGACAATGGATGAAATGCTCCACCACTGCCGCGCCGTCGCGCGTGGGGCAACCTATGCCCATTTGATCGGCGATATGCCGTTCATGTCCTATCAGGCTGACGTGAGCGAGGCCGTGCGCAACGCGGGCCGCATGCTGAAGGAAGGCCACGTTGATAGCATCAAGCTGGAGGGGGGGCGCGAGATGGCCGCCACGGTGCGGGCCATCGTCGCCGCCGGGATCGCCGTCATGGGCCACATTGGACTGACGCCGCAATCGCTGAGCAAATTGGGCGGCTTCCGGGCGCAGGGGCGCACGGCCGAGGCCGCCCGCCGGCTGCTCGACGACGCCCTGGCCCTGGAAGACGCGGGCTGCTATGCCATCGTCCTGGAGGCCGTGCCCGCGCCGGTGGCGGCCGAGATCAGCCGCCGCCTGCGCATCCCCACCATCGGCATCGGCGCCGGGCCGGGTTGCGATGGGCAGGTGCTGGTCTTCCACGACATCCTCGGGCTGTACGACCGCCTCCAGCCGCGCTTTGTCAAGGAGTATGCCCAGCTCCAGCAGCCGATCCTCGACGCCTTCGTCGCCTATCGCGAGGACACGGTTCACCATCGCTTTCCCACGGCCGAACATTCCTTCTCAATGAATGCCGAGGAACTGGAGGCTTTTCAAAAAAGCCTGGAAGAGTAG
- a CDS encoding ketopantoate reductase family protein: MKIGIVGIGALGCLLGAYLEEVADVVLIGQWPEQVATIRAAGLWLERLDGRRTRHSLPITSDPTEIGCVDVALIAVKSRQTKDAAHLAAPLLDADGLVVTLQNGLNNCATLRGVLGESRVTLGVTAQGATLLGAGQVRHAGAGPTYFGLDLALGSAQQERLPRLVELFNSAGFEAHLVADTDGLVWSKLAVNAAINPLTALLRVPNGFLSEHDALVAVMRGVAQEVVAVAAAQGITLPLPDTLDRPRIVAQATAANRSSMLQDVERGALTENDAICGAVARLGRDLSVPTPLNSRLCRLVRQVDEVRPPLREAGDVAGLLALLNDVSE; encoded by the coding sequence ATGAAAATCGGTATCGTGGGCATCGGCGCGTTGGGCTGCTTGCTGGGCGCTTACTTGGAGGAAGTGGCCGACGTCGTCCTGATCGGCCAGTGGCCGGAGCAAGTGGCGACCATTCGCGCCGCCGGCTTGTGGCTGGAGCGGCTCGATGGCCGGCGCACGCGCCATTCTCTGCCCATCACCTCTGACCCGACCGAAATAGGGTGCGTGGATGTCGCGTTGATCGCCGTTAAGAGCCGGCAAACAAAGGATGCGGCCCATCTGGCTGCCCCCCTGCTGGACGCGGACGGACTGGTGGTGACGCTGCAAAACGGGTTGAATAATTGCGCCACGTTGCGCGGCGTCCTGGGCGAGAGTCGGGTCACGCTGGGCGTCACCGCCCAGGGGGCGACACTCTTGGGCGCGGGCCAGGTACGTCATGCCGGTGCTGGCCCTACCTATTTTGGGCTTGATCTAGCGCTTGGTTCGGCCCAGCAAGAGCGGTTACCGCGCCTCGTCGAACTTTTCAACAGCGCCGGCTTTGAAGCCCATCTGGTGGCGGATACCGACGGGCTGGTTTGGAGCAAGCTGGCGGTCAACGCGGCCATCAATCCCCTGACGGCCCTGCTACGCGTGCCCAATGGCTTTCTGAGCGAGCATGACGCGCTGGTGGCGGTGATGCGCGGCGTGGCCCAGGAGGTCGTCGCCGTGGCCGCGGCCCAGGGTATCACCCTGCCCCTGCCCGACACGCTAGATCGCCCCCGCATCGTGGCCCAGGCCACGGCCGCCAACCGCTCCTCCATGCTCCAGGACGTGGAGCGCGGCGCGCTGACGGAAAACGACGCCATCTGCGGCGCGGTGGCCCGTCTCGGCCGCGACTTGAGTGTGCCCACACCGCTGAATAGCCGCCTGTGCCGGCTGGTGCGCCAGGTGGACGAAGTCCGGCCGCCGCTGCGTGAAGCGGGCGACGTGGCCGGGTTACTGGCCCTATTGAACGACGTAAGCGAGTGA
- a CDS encoding GNAT family N-acetyltransferase: MQEYILLYDIDLARSRVAVVDGAIVGLGMLGLRPEMGWLTRLGVLAEGRRQGVGNAILQALLDEARHIGLPVVWLEVILGNLPAHELFIKHHFRTTRELIVARRSPTAERTMTAVTAARKIHYLQHDEAIDLHCRRGERMNWLTSIDTMRNVRRLSNAAALGDYEQGMPQEMPHLSGIWIEFNDGSQGWVTYMATSYQLKNISVEVVRGDATRTTANLLEFMHRLHTAQDAIVENIPDDARWQGYHQAGYFEVFRRIEMVCDLSAYSNNASYGG; encoded by the coding sequence ATGCAAGAGTACATCCTCCTGTATGACATCGATTTGGCCCGTTCACGGGTGGCGGTCGTGGACGGCGCGATTGTCGGATTGGGGATGCTGGGGTTGCGGCCGGAGATGGGCTGGCTCACCCGGCTGGGGGTATTGGCCGAGGGGCGTCGCCAGGGGGTCGGCAACGCCATTCTGCAAGCCCTGCTCGACGAGGCGCGCCACATTGGCTTGCCGGTCGTCTGGCTGGAGGTGATTCTGGGCAACCTGCCGGCCCACGAGCTTTTCATCAAGCATCACTTTCGGACCACGCGCGAGTTAATCGTCGCCCGCCGCTCCCCCACAGCTGAACGCACCATGACCGCGGTCACCGCCGCGCGCAAAATCCATTATCTCCAGCATGACGAGGCCATCGACCTGCACTGCCGCCGCGGGGAGCGCATGAATTGGCTGACCTCGATCGATACCATGCGCAACGTACGCCGCCTGTCGAATGCCGCCGCCCTGGGTGATTACGAACAGGGCATGCCGCAGGAGATGCCCCACCTATCGGGTATCTGGATTGAGTTCAACGACGGTTCGCAGGGCTGGGTAACCTATATGGCGACCAGCTATCAATTAAAGAATATCAGTGTGGAAGTCGTGCGCGGCGACGCAACGCGCACGACGGCCAACCTCCTGGAATTCATGCACCGCCTGCATACAGCCCAGGACGCGATTGTGGAAAACATACCGGACGATGCGCGCTGGCAAGGCTATCACCAGGCCGGCTATTTCGAGGTATTTCGTCGCATCGAGATGGTGTGCGATCTCAGCGCCTATTCAAACAATGCCAGCTATGGAGGATGA
- a CDS encoding Trm112 family protein, with amino-acid sequence MTESNVATPINPLLLEILRCPVAVRAANAGADPGRLRLVGDQWLVCDESGMKYPIRNGIPIMLIEEGEKWRDTAESDLPLPPPAA; translated from the coding sequence ATGACCGAATCCAACGTTGCTACACCGATCAACCCGCTCCTTCTGGAAATATTGCGCTGCCCGGTGGCCGTGCGCGCCGCCAACGCCGGCGCCGATCCCGGACGGCTGCGGCTTGTCGGCGACCAGTGGCTTGTTTGCGACGAATCGGGCATGAAATATCCTATTCGCAACGGCATCCCGATCATGCTCATCGAAGAGGGCGAGAAATGGCGCGATACGGCCGAGAGCGATCTGCCGCTGCCCCCGCCCGCCGCTTGA
- a CDS encoding DUF2179 domain-containing protein, translating into MFSFEFPPLTGDILLGAILIFALRVVGIAISTLRVLAMMRGKRAAAFVAGFFEVLTYVIAIAEVVNNLDNIWNVLGYCLGFSVGTVAGMILDERTASGFINVRIISRYKAQSIVEEIHQAGFGATVGWGHGRGGTVGMIVAVVGRKDADRICAIAENVDANAFITIEDARSVRRGYIQMNRLER; encoded by the coding sequence ATGTTCTCCTTCGAGTTCCCCCCACTAACCGGCGACATCCTGCTGGGCGCAATCCTGATTTTCGCCTTGCGCGTTGTCGGCATCGCCATCAGCACCCTGCGCGTTCTGGCCATGATGCGCGGCAAACGCGCGGCGGCCTTCGTGGCCGGCTTCTTCGAGGTCCTGACCTACGTGATCGCCATTGCCGAAGTGGTCAACAATCTTGATAATATCTGGAATGTCCTGGGCTACTGTCTGGGCTTTTCCGTCGGCACCGTGGCCGGGATGATCCTCGATGAGCGAACGGCTTCGGGCTTCATCAATGTGCGCATCATCTCCCGCTACAAGGCGCAGAGCATCGTCGAGGAGATTCATCAGGCCGGGTTTGGCGCCACTGTTGGCTGGGGGCACGGGCGAGGCGGCACGGTCGGCATGATCGTGGCCGTCGTGGGGCGCAAGGATGCCGACCGCATTTGTGCCATTGCCGAGAACGTCGATGCCAATGCCTTCATTACCATCGAAGACGCCCGCTCCGTTCGGCGCGGGTACATCCAAATGAATCGCCTGGAAAGATAA
- a CDS encoding SIR2 family NAD-dependent protein deacylase, translating to MTDALTFPPELVERLRTAANVVVLTGAGISAESGIPTFREAQTGLWAQYDPQELATPQAFRRNPRLVWEWYAWRRALVGQAAPNAGHYALAELERRVPHFSLITQNVDGLHQQAGSGNVIELHGNIARVKCAAEDRVVDQWAETATPPPRCPQCGALLRPDVVWFGEMLPAAALERAFQVSGAADLFLTVGTSGIVQPAASLPLEAVEAGALVVEINPETTPLSPWMTFSLRGAAGRLLPDLLAAAWPPPA from the coding sequence ATGACCGACGCGTTGACATTCCCACCTGAATTAGTGGAGCGGTTGCGAACGGCGGCCAACGTGGTAGTGCTTACCGGCGCGGGCATCTCAGCTGAGAGCGGCATCCCCACCTTCCGCGAGGCGCAAACCGGCCTGTGGGCGCAATACGACCCGCAAGAACTGGCGACCCCGCAAGCCTTCCGGCGCAACCCCCGTCTGGTATGGGAATGGTACGCCTGGCGACGCGCGCTTGTCGGCCAAGCCGCCCCCAACGCCGGCCATTACGCGCTGGCCGAGTTGGAGCGCCGTGTGCCCCACTTCAGCCTGATCACCCAAAACGTGGATGGCCTCCACCAGCAGGCGGGCAGCGGCAACGTGATCGAACTACACGGCAATATCGCCCGCGTTAAGTGCGCCGCCGAAGATCGGGTGGTTGACCAGTGGGCCGAGACGGCGACTCCCCCGCCGCGCTGTCCCCAGTGCGGCGCGCTGCTGCGGCCCGATGTGGTCTGGTTCGGCGAAATGTTGCCGGCGGCGGCGCTGGAGCGGGCTTTTCAGGTTTCGGGCGCGGCCGATCTATTCCTGACCGTGGGCACGTCGGGCATCGTCCAGCCGGCGGCCTCTTTGCCGCTTGAAGCGGTCGAGGCCGGGGCGTTGGTCGTCGAGATCAACCCCGAGACCACTCCTCTCTCACCATGGATGACCTTCTCGTTACGCGGCGCTGCCGGTCGTCTTTTACCCGATCTACTCGCTGCCGCTTGGCCGCCTCCTGCCTGA